The window AGCGAGTAAAAAAGCGCtgcttaaattttttttaccttcgattatttcgtttaaacattaaatgaaataaatgaaaacgtAATCGTACGTTAACTTGTGTCGAATTACGGTGACAATCGATTGTGTTCCTCGCCATAGTTCAAGAATCGTAatgtaagtaaatttttttctctagttTCAAATCTtatgtaaaacttttttaacgTGTTTTCATGAGTACAcattttattataatctttttttgtGTGTATTTTTCTCTACTTCACATATGCCTAAAGAATAGAACGTGGCTCATTTGATTGACAGTGatagatatttaattttttaaagtgaAATTATCGCAGACGTCAGGCAccgtttacaatttttaattttgacgTCCACGCAGCTTCCGCTTATTCAACTCGGTACAGCAACGATTCCCGACGGCAAACCGTCTCGCGATTTTTAAAGATATAGCCACGGGCTGATCATGTTGTTTGTTTATTCTCcacttttcattatttactgTTTTTGGATTCACACATTTGAACAATTTATTGGTCAATTTTATCGGTATATAATGGAATGTTTCACGTGGTTGTTGGATTATTTACACATATTCTGAAGGATTCAAATACAAACTATTTTCGATATTCAATAAATGAAGAtgtggtataaaaaaatgggTCATGTGGAAATATGTTCATAAGGTGGTGATTACCAATTCGATGTGTGGAGTAGTATTAATAGTTTACAATCAGTTGCAACCAGAATGAAACTACCAAAACTCAACGAGCcggttattttttataatcggAATAACAAGTTAGTGTATAAATAAGGTTCTTGGGCATTTCAgtgcggtataaaaaaaatttgaaatcacagATCATAGTTTATATTTCATAACCCTAATAATCCTACTTCTACGCTAGCGGTGTTGACTAGTTACTCAAGTAGGGCGACCATTAGGTTATTATTGAGATTCTTGGACTTGGATAAATCAATTTACGACATCATtgaaatgtaatgaaaaatggtACACGCAATTGAAAGGCTTGTAAGAATACACAACTATCCGTTGAAGTCGGGGGAAAAGAATTCGTCGAGATAGTTTCAGGCTACACCTAATGATGACCATGGATTGAGaaacttattttcatatttcgtgATTCCAGAGGTGCAATCTGAGGCCGCGTAAAAAGCTAGGGGCATAGTTTGGTTCCTCTGATTATATCGATATTGGTAAGCGAGTGAGAAGTAAGAGATATAAGTTTGGGAGGAATCGATGGCCATCAGTGCCCATGGGCGGCCTCGCGTTTAGAACAAGGAACAGCCCCTCCCAGAAGACCTCGCTCAGGTGGGGCGACTGCTGCCCTCCGAACCTGAACCCCCCGTCGACGGCAGCATCCTCGTTGGCATCGGTCATACCCAAGAGCCGTCACCTGGCCATGCCACCTGTACCCGTGTGAGGTTGCCCTCCGCTGCTGCGCGACTGTACGCCCAGAGGTGCTCAGAGGTGCGTATCACAATCGAAGGTCACGTCTGCGTCGCGAATCACGACCTTGGGATTCAACATGGCGGACAATCGCAACTTCCTTGCGTGGCCATGTTGAGTTCGGCTTGGTAAAGAATCGGGTGGGTCAGTAAATGTAACGAACGAATGCTCGATATTCCGTAGGTTTCCAAACGTTCCCAAAACAGAGAACACACCGAACCTCTTGGACTTGCATCTTCATCAACTTGACTTGACGCCCGTCGATCTATCATCACCCAGCAACATGATCAACATCGCTGGGGTTATTTCCATTGTTTTGTTTTACCTTCTAATTTTGGGAGTGGGAATATGGGCGGCCAGGAAAAAAGAGGCTGGAAACGATTCCGAGGAAGAGGTGATGCTGGCCGGACGGTCCATCGGCctcttcgtcgggatcttcacGATGACGGCCACGTGGGTCGGCGGAGGCTACATCAACGGAACAGCCGAGGCTATCTACACCAAAGGGCTGGTGTGGTGTCAGGCACCATTCGGATACGCCCTGAGTCTCGTTTTTGGTGAGTTCAGACATTCCGTCATCGGACTGTCCGTCATTTAACGTCGTTGGCTCCGGCAGTCCCCGCGTCAGGCCGCAAACCCAGCTTTTCTAATTCGAGATGTTTCCTTCCAGGCGGGATATTCTTTGCAAACCCGATGCGGCGGCAGGGCTACATCACTATGCTGGACCCCCTGCAGGATGCGTTTGGCGAGAGAATGGGTGGTTTGCTCTTTTTACCAGCGCTATGTGGCGAGGTCTTTTGGGCGGCGGGAATTCTCGCTGCTCTTGGCGCCACCCTGGCAGTAATAATCGACATGGACCAAGGGACGTCCGTTATTCTGAGCGCGTGTATCGCGGTGTTCTACACTCTGTTTGGCGGCCTCTACTCCGTCGCCTATACGGACGTGATCCAACTGTTCTGCATTTTTATCGGCCTGGTGAGTAGTGTCGCGAACTCATTTTTCGGTGTTTTTGTTACGACGTCCTACCGAAAACAGATTAGAAAAATCCTTCGGGTATTAGTCTAACCTTGAGTATCCAATGGGATAGAGGTCGTCCGAACACAAGAAAATGATACCTGTAGGGAGCACTGAACGGAATTTGGATTTGCTTAACAAGATTATTTTGCCTTACGTGTATCGGAATCAGCCTAATGCAATTATTCCACTACCACATAGTAGTATAGATTATGCGCTAGCCAAATACCACACCTAGGATTGAAAGTCTAACGAAATATACCTTGAGGTCTTTCTGGATAGCTAACATGCAGCGGTCGAGCGGGACTTGTCTGATGCAGGTGTTCTACATTGACAAAGTGATAACTATGTGCAATCTTTGTGAAGTAAAAGGCTAGCAATTATTCGTCGGTTCACAGTTCGTCGAGtctttatctttttctgtACCTTGAATGTATTAATAATAAGCAGTCACCGTTCACAACGATATAAATTGTTCAACTCCGTAGAATGTAAGTCTTGTTCGCTACGAATAACTTTTGctacatcgatttttttctatcgattACGTCTGTACACCTATAAATAGTATTGACAATATGGAATGGGTGATTCTTTATTCATACAGAGTGCAGGTATCGAACGTAACGTGGCGGTGTTCGGCAATATTGCGACGAGGTTTTCGGGTCGATAGGCGGGCTCGGCTTCTCCGTGCATTCAAATTACCAAGGTTCGCAGGACGAGATTTCaccctttcattttcatttcacatttAAATACACACCGTCTTCTGCAGGGTCACGCGATATACTTGAATACTGAAAATTATCGTGTGTCGGGTAGCTGTTATTTAAAAACATTACCATTTCAGCTGCAGCAtcgattttccataaaaattgttgttattttcgataaatctCGTTCGCCGTTCCTGCCTAACaacgaaatattttgattatcGTACGTTGCGCGTAGCTGAATGGGTTGTATCGAAGGGAAACCTTTTAGGTGGCGCTTTTCAGATTAGTCTTTTCACGGTCGATCTCTTGGGTGCAGTTAGCGTTCCCTTGCCAGGAACATGAAAAGAGCCAACAGTTCGATTGAAGTCAAAGAAAGTTAATCCCTCGGAATAGTTCCATTCACCGGGTCAGAGGGGCGGGGGGATTTCTTTCTCGGACGAAGAGATTTCCAAAGGATAAAGAACACGCGCCACCTATAGCCAAGTTATCGTGTTAGACCCAccttcaactttttcaccctgTTCGAACATTTTGCGAATCAATGCAGTAGACTTGGTGTTCGATCGATCTGTCAGCTCGGCAATCGTAATGGTTGCCAAATGAAGGAAAGGTGTTTACACACTTCTGTCACGTCTGTTCCAGTGGATGTGCATCCCCTTTGCATGGATGAATCCCAAGGTCGAGTCGCTTAGTTCGATGGACGTGGATTGGATCGGCGAGGTAAAACCATCGGAATATTGGTACTACATGGACTACGGGCTTCTACTAGTCTTCGGAGGAATACCTTGGCAGGTGTACTTCCAGCGAGTTCTCTCCTCGAAGACCGCTGGCAGGGCCCAAATCCTGAGCTACGTGGCTGCCGTTGGATGCATCCTGATGGCCATTCCTCCAGTTCTAATCGGAGCCATAGCCAAGGCGACGCGTAAGTTGTTTCCTCGGATGTTTCAACTGTCCGGCAACACTCGTCCACGCAAGCACTCGCATATCGCACATGCGTAAAGAACGTACCTACCGCGTAAGGATACCACGGGAATACGGTCCTTTGCGTCGCAATTGTAACGGGATTAAATTAGCTTCGTTGCGGAATTGTCTGGGGCCAGGGGAGGTCGCGAGGGCTCGTGACCCTTCGGCCCGCCCCGCGGTATTTTGGGGGCTACTTGACATTTGGCGTGGGTGAGATCCCTGCTGTTGCGGGGGGTGCTGGTATTTACAATGTACGCAAGAGCGGGAGAAACGCGAGGGGAGATCGTGCAAGAATAATAGCACCGTGCTCGGCTGGGTGGTGAGCGTGGGACTGAGCCATGTGGCTCATCGCGGGGCGGTGGTGATAATGCGCCTTGGGGTGACGGgacataaatataaatagtCGATACAAGAACGGTGCTGAACCGTGCCCCGGAACTAATTGGAAgtgcagaaatatttttttgggtGTGACGAAGAACGCGGAAGTATTATTCGGAAGTTTAACGGAACCGTTTGACGATGGTGTTCCAGCGTGGAACGAGACCGGGTACACCGGACCTTATCCGTTGACGGAAACGGAAACAAGCATGATCCTGCCGATGGTTCTCCAGTACCTGACACCGGATTTCGTGTCTTTCTTCGGCCTGGGAGCAGTCTCAGCTGCCGTGATGTCATCAGCGGACAGCAGCATTTTGTCAGCGAGTTCCATGTTCGCTAGGAACGTCTACAAGCTCATCTTCCGCCAGAGGGTGAGTAGTCGAATGTTAGTCACAATCACAGAAATCCCGAACCACTTTCAAGCCCTCTCTCTCGCACAATTCACACTTCGTTCGCGGAGTCGCATTTCGGTTGGGGTCGGTTAAAGCTGATTTATCCGCGTAGGCTTCAGAGATGGAGATAATCTGGGTGATGAGGACGGGTATCGGTGTTGTCGGGATCCTTAGTACGGTGATGGCGTTAACGATACCCTCGATATACGGGCTCTGGTCGATGTGTTCCGACCTGGTGTACGTCATCTTGTTCCCCCAGCTGCTGATGGTCGTCCACTTTAAACCGTATTGCAACACCTACGGCAGTCTTGCAGCGTACATAATTGCTTTCATGGTCAGAATCAGCGGTGGCGAGCCTCTGATGGGACTTCCGGCACTCATTCATTATCCAGGTTACGAACCGGAGACCGACACCCAGCTATTTCCCTTCAGGACAATGGCAATGTTGATGTCTCTGGTGACGTTGGTCGGTGTTTCGTACGGCACTCAGGTCGCGTTTATGACCGGCAAGCTTGCGCCTGGTTACGATATATTTAGATGCGTGGTCAACATACCCGAGGACGTAGAGCGAGTGGGTCCCGATCCCGCGGAAGGTGAACAGATGGCTGTGCTGGCCGGCGGGTCGGCCAGACTTTACGGCAGCAAAGATGAATCCAACGGCCGAGTGAATCAAGCGCTCGAGCCGGACGACGATATGGAACCAGGTTGTGGCGTAGGCGGAGGTGGCGGGTGCAGCGTTTTGGGTCAGTTGGGACCTCACGTCGATCGCCAGCCGCAATCCAGCACCGCGTTCTAACTCCAGGTTCCATGATCGGATGCTGTGACCAACAATAACTCCGGTGATGCGGTGTTTCTTCGTTTCTCCATTCattcttctttcgtttttttcattattgcgCAACTGTACAATTGTATTGCGTAGGTTCTATACTGCTATTTTGTATAGGATGCTTTCTGGTGCTCTTAATATGAACGGTTCTTTCATGCCACTGCGATTCCGTGTATAGTATAGTGATAACACCGTGCGATTTTTGTCCGATAGAGGTTCAAGCACAGTGGGCTTGACCTACAAAATAATCACGATGTAAATATCCTTGCGATTAGTTCGTGACGACGGTGATCGTGGTATGATTTGCACAAAGATCGGAAGGATACGCGGAGATGATTGCGGAAATTCCCCGGCGCGTTTTCAACGTCCGATCAATGGGTCGAAGGTCATCGCTGAGGTCATATCACTTGTGGTCAGGAACAGTTATCGTAGTCTCAATTAAGCAATAATTTTGAAGTTAACGCATTACATTTACATAACGTACATGTTAGCTGTTTGCACATCGGGGAAATGAGAGCACCGCATCGCCTATTAGGCCTagtcattttgtttttaaatatgtttagtactaaatgaatataaataaataaataaatatattacatgtatagaTACAAATTATATTGAAATCGGCTGAGTTTCAGGGCGGTTCATAGGATCTAAACTAGATCGCGGATCGCGTTGCGAAGACTCGTTTATAGTCGCTAGTGATCAATGTAACGTTCGAAAGTacttatttgaaataaattctgccggtataaataaaagtaGGCAATTCACGGCGGACGCTGATTGGAGTAGACGTGTTATATAAGATTCACGGTAGAATAGCGAGCAGCCCACAGCGTGCTCCATGTAACGTGCGGTGTACATATGATCCtgtcatttttaattacttgtGTGGACTTTCGTGTTGGGCACCGAGCGTGTGTATTGGCATTTATTTCGGAATTATTGCCGTGCATGCTGCGGTGTatgtattaatataatatactgTTCCAAAATATCGATTATAGATCGATGCTTTTCTACGTAATCGTCGCATGATCGTAGCAATCAAGCTTATGTTATACGATTAGTGGCGGAAAAATTTCGGAATCTTTTGACGTGCAACAGTATTAAATTTGAAAGCTATACATAGAATTTGTGTTAATGATCGCGTGTGTGTACAATTCTAGGTTTTAGCCAAGCGTGTAATAGACACAAGGCCCCGAAAGTCAGCTGATcggttatatttattatataatatatattgccatatatagtatatatatagtttataatatagtatatattGCCATAttgtttgaatgaaataatgaaTAGCCAGTAAGTATAACTTATACATACCCAAGACAAGACTATACTACAGTATACATATTACCAACCGTACATATCAGTGCATATCGAAAATAGTTGATATTagattatacctataatgtaAGTAAATATGAGagtttttatgaaatatgaatgaatatttaattttcgtaTCACCTTGTTACAAAtgctattttttaattaaaaaaaaaaaaaaaaaaaatattcaattccaAGACACGGAAGTATGGGCCGTGCAAGTGCAATAGCATTTAATTGCGGtgtagaaataattaattaattgtatagCTGCAGCAGAATGATATTATACGTCTTATCCAGCTTATCTTATTTTCCGTAGGAATGTTCGTCATGcacgtatatacattatacataatgcatacgtatatgttGAAATTAACTTCATGTTGCTGTATTTTACACTtatgacgaaaaaattacgtataGCGTTGTTTTCGGTAGCGCGCTGTAATAATAACACGTATATCtaggtatatatgtgtatctcataatttttcatagtAATAAAACTGTGCAACATGACGCGAAACCCCGAACGCACATATTATCATGTGTCACCTACATATCAATTACATCAAATGTAATAAAcggtatatacatatcataTAATaagtacataaaaatatacacgCATATCAATATAATGTATTTATGTCGCTGTCATAAAAGATGAATTAATCCCACTGGAAAGCAGGTGTTTCAAGGTTTATTGAGGGGGTTGAAATGTTGGTGAAAAACTAGCACACAGTATGTAACATACGTCAACGTATAGGTATTACTCATCCACGTGATCCGTTCGACTGTACGGCACTGAATCGAGTTATAAGCCGCTATAcagtttgaaatgaaacttGGAGTATTTCGAACATCGTAtccgcaatttttcaaacggatattttgaaaattcatatatGTACTGTATACTATGTATTGTATTCTCAGAAAAAcgtcgtatatatatatatatcaaatgAATCCTGTATAAACCTAATACCAAAAGTATATTAcacctgtatacatatacatatatacataatatcgAAGTGTTACTTAATAATGTACTATTCGTAATATAGTTATacgaccgaaaaaaaaaacacctaaCAAATAAAAGCGTAAACCAGATGTTGATTGTAAGTGTTAAAAATAAACGGTGTATAAAAAAACGCGCCGTGCTTGGTTCTGCTTCCTCTACGTAGATTTCTTCCCGTGTATTTACTCTTATTACTctttatcaaaattttgacCAGTACCCTGATCGCTATTCTTACCCGCGTTCACGGTTGGTATTCAATTACGTCACATTACCCGTAGATAATCTtcgtttgaagaaattcagtGTGTGCTCATTGCGCGAACCGAGTAACGCAGCCTCGCTCAGCTTCTGCATAATTTTATTGCTCTACTTCGTCAATCCTCAATTCCAGGAAGCTATTTCACTGCAatactttcaaaaatattttacttgcTTTCTCTCCGCCAGGAAGACGAAAAGTTTTCACTATCTAAAGGTGCAGTGTAACATGACTTACGGTTCGGTAGTTTTTAAAGTATGAAGTAGCGTTAGTCTTACAAATATATTCCATGGAAAGTGGGGCAGGGTAAGGTGTACAAAATGTAATCCAAGTAAAATTCTTCACAGCAGACCAGCTTTATTGGTAAAACAAAAGcgttttcacaaaaataataaataaatcatatcCAGTGTAAACAGTTATTTGTCTAACAGCTGGATTAGATAATTAttctattcttttctttttctttttgtcatgtataaaaatataaaaatgtacatatCTTGTTCCTACTGTGGAAGCGAAATGGTTTAGTATCTACAATTAATTCAGCTCAGTTAGTGAAATGGGGATCGAAGCGCGGGTTTCTCCTGATGGACTTCATTCGTCATCGTCAGGATTCCAGCTATAAGAGAGAAAACATAACAGGGAACCAAGGTGGAGACATAGAGATACACagagagggagaaggagaTAAAGAATATCGATTTCACGTTATAGCGCAGAGTTCGAACAAAATACTCAACCTCCCCGTGTACGATTCCTAAACAATCTGGCATTGATGTTAGAGTAGAAAACAATCGGGACGTGCAGTTTCGAGTGTCATGGTCAGAGCTGATGCCTGCAGGTTCAACAACTTATTTCCTGTTAGAGAAAAACCAGCGATGGAAGCAAGTTCATCGGTGATTACCCGCTTGTTGATGGGTTAATAGATCTTATAGTTAGCTTAATATTGGTAGCCGCCGTTGCTGGCGTAGCTCTGTCCACCGCTGCTACCACCGGAGCTGTAACCGCCTCCACTGCCGCCGGAACTGTATCCACCACCTCCTCCGGAACTGTATCCACCACCTCCTCCGGAGCTGTATCCACCACCACCGCCGGAACTGTGGCCTCCACCGGAACCGCCGGAGCTGTATCCACCTCCGGAGCTGTATCCACCACTGGAGCCACCGGAGCTGTATCCACCACTGGAGCCACCGGAGCTGTATCCACCTCCGGAACTGTATCCACCCCCGCCGCCTGAGCTGTAACCACCGCTGCTTGAAGAGGGTGCGCCATAGCTGGAGGATGGCTGACTGGCACCGCCGCCGCTGAAGTGTCCACCGCTAGAGCTGTAACAGATGATTTTGTGATAATGCGATGCCCTACATGTCATCGTAGTTGGTGATTGTAGTTTTGATGGATTGAATtgactttgacgaaacaaGTAGGGATCAGTGTTGAAAGCGTGGAAACGTTTCTTCACTGCTTggtgtttgattttttactgcggtgtttttcgaaaatgaagcTTTTGCTTACCCGCCGCCAAAACTACTGCCACCGAAGCTACCGCCTCCTGAAGACGGTGCTCCGTAGCTGCTTGAGGGCTTAGAAAAGCTGCCACCACCTCCGGAAGAAGGTGCACCGTAGCTTGAGGAGGGAGCTCCGTAGCTCGAAGAGGGTCGTCCGCCGCCGGAAGATGGTGCTCCGTAGCTGCTTGAGGGTTTGGAAAAGCTGCCACTACCTCCTCCGAAAGAAGGTGCGCCGTAGCTTGACGAGGGAGGTCCGTAGCTCGAAGCGGGTCTTCCGCCACCGGAAGATGGTGCCCCGTAGCTGCTTGAGGGTTTGGAAAATCCACCACTACCTCCTCCGAAAGAAGGTGCACCGTAGCTTGACGAGGGAGCTCTGTAGCTCGAAGAGGGTCTTCCACCACCGGAAGATGGTGCTCCGTAGCTACTTGAGGGTGCACTGCCGCTGAATCCACCTCCGAAACTTCCACCACTGCTAAATCCGCTGCTGCTGCCACCGCTGAATCCACCGCCTCCCGAAGATGGAGCTCCATAGCTACTCGATGGTGCTCCGTAGCTGCTGGACGGTGCACTGCCACCGAAGCTACCTCCGAAACTTCCACTGCTGCTTCCGCCGCTGAATCCGCCACCACCTCCTGAAGACGGGGCTCCGTAGCTAGTCGATGGTGCTCCGTAGCTGCTTGACGGTCTGCTGCTTCCACCGGATGATGGCGCTCCGTAGCTGCTGGACGGTGCACTGCCTCCGAATCCACCGCCGAAGCTGCCACCGAAGCTTCCGCCTCCAGAAGACGGTGCTCCGTAGCTGCTGGACGGGGCACTGCCTCCGAATCCACTGCTGAAGCTTCCGCCTCCAGAAGACGGCGCTCCGTAGCTGCTGGATGGCGCGCTGCCTCCGAATCCACCGCCGAAGCTGCCACCGAAGCTTCCGCCTCCGGAAGATGGGGCACCGTAGCTGCTGGATAGCGCACTACCTCCGaatccaccaccaccacctccGCCGATGTTGGGAGTTCCGTAGCTCGTTGATGGTGGCAAGTAGCTGCCGGTTAGTGGAGCTGTTGAAGAATGAGTCAGTTGGTAAATGTATCCTCACGGTCAATGTGGGATGGTTTCACAAAGTTACTCGATCGGGATGTTTGACAGATGGTCAAAAAATACGACATCACTTGGATTCGGTTAATATTTGACTGGATACTCCATTGTATCAACCTTGAATTCGTGAGAggaatgatgatgatgatttcCTTATTTGACGCTGTGTGAGATATAACAAGGGCTCAAGGAATAATGGATACAGTAGTCATTTTTCACAAACGTGTCCTTATACCGAACTAAAACTTTCCATCTACGAACTAATCTTTACAGTGAATCAGCAGTACGTATGCACATGCTTGTGAATTGTCTCCAGATACTTTCTTCCATTTTACGATTACGACCGTCTTCTTAACGTCTCATGATGTTCGCATGGGAGAAGGAAAGTTTTAGATCAGCATTGTACGTCACATCACCAGAAGATGTGTTTCACCACTCAGCTTCATCTAACCCCCTAATGAGTCCAAgtaaacttgaaatatttacgCAGCTAAGTACCCGATAATATAGATATTGCTAGTAGTAACGGATTCGCTAGATCAGAATCATTCTTGAATTCGATTTCGATGCAGGACTCAAATTACTGATTTGGGACCCCGATCCATCTTGGAGGAGCGACAGACATACGTCGGATACGAATTTCATAATTGAAAGTTAGCTGTACGAGATCGAAAGTACCTAACCGACAATTTAGGTACGATAGTTTGTAGCTTTCGTGTAGATTGTAATTTAACCGGTAAAAGaattatcgataaaattttatagttTTATCCGAATTCTACTATGCTGAATAGCGCATAAAAAAACTTCGAACAGCCACTAATATTTCCGGAAGAGTAAAAGATAGCGTTCGCGCCTGTGCAGGCTCAAACGAATTCTTAAACGAGTATTGAAATTATCAACTTTCAAGACCGTTAACACTAAACTGCTAATTGCCAGTAGATATAGTGAGCGTAGATGATTATCTCATTTCCACAAACCTTTTGGAGCGTAAGTTATACGGCGCTATTCTTAGAGCTACGATTGCGGAAGGTCCGGATACTATTTATTATACTGAACGATCCTCTTTACACGTTAATGCCGCGGGACATCGCACGTGGGCAATtcgaaaacagagaaaaataccAACTGTGGAAGGCATGGCGCAGCTGTATCTGTAATGCATAACCTGTCGTAACTTGCAACTGGAGAGCACcaaatgaaatcgaattttgctcGACGTTGCAGTTTCGCCACGAGTGGTTGATTACACTTAGACGCTGAAATGGTTGAAGATTGACTGCACCAAACCAGCGAATACGAAACGTGACTAGCCGAGTTATGGAGAGTGTCTGGTAGACACGAGTGACGACCGCGAATTAACTAGGGCGAAAGTGCTCCGAGATCGTAAAGTGTCCGAGGTCATGCGGGAATTGGAGATTTAAATCTTAGGAATGGTATCAGAACTTCACGTCGGTCATAAAcgtttcttttacttttgaaccttcgaaattttacttttatagTTAACAGTTCGGAATTCCGACAGGTAAAGCTTCACACCGAAATATTAATTCCAGTACCGTCGTGCAGGTCTCGAGTCGAGTGTGATGTGAGAATTCTAGTTTTACCGTAACGACACTGTTCATGTGGCAATTAAACGCATCGTTTCTCTAGGTTCCACTACGACTTCCGCCATTGTGTGCTAATGAAAAAGCGACATTTCCTTGTTTGGAAAGAGACCTTGCCCAGAAAGAAGCTGTCTGTAATGTACGGGATAAATCAAGTCTACTGCTCTACATGCGCTTTGCTATTGTTCCAACTGGTAAGAATGAAGGTTACCACGGAGTTCATAGTGGGTTCGCTCCTCAATGGTTTGTAATGTAGTTTACATGTGCCGCACGAAAGACGTCTGTTTCTCATTGCATTTAAATGTTGACAGGATCACGAGTTACTTGAGGATGTATAAAACGGAAGAAGGAGTTTATGTTTAAGGAACTAGAAGCTGAGGAGAGGCTCGTAGAATTTATGCCAAAGTCGATTGCTGGGTAAGCACAAGTTGTGGGATTTAGCAAGCTAATTGTATGAAGTCTTGCGGAATAGAATCATACCACAAAGGGGTTTCAGCGGAGTCGGCAATTTCACAACAACTTTTGAAACTGTCTATGAGGCTGACAGTCATTCGTTGTGGAAGAAAGGCTGTGGGAAGCggtttgatgaatttttcgaaaatgtgAACTCCAGCCAAATCGGTTCACATAGGAGTACGGATAACAGATTACAACTTGCTTCGGAATTAGATGGATAACGGTGCAAAAGTGAACCGAGAAAACGTCACGGGGATGCCACGAGGGGCAGCAGTTTGACGGAGCGAATCGCAGTGAAAGTGTGGGAGTCGCGACTGAGTCTGTACTTGCTCAGAGGCGCAATTTTGCCGTTGTCGTTACCGCGATTATCCCAGTCCCTTCAATTCCTCTCTAGCCTTCGCTCGACTCGAACTTTTATGTGTTGTTCCCCCACTTCTCCTGAAAAGTCTCGACTCCTGATGTACGGAAACGCG is drawn from Neodiprion fabricii isolate iyNeoFabr1 chromosome 3, iyNeoFabr1.1, whole genome shotgun sequence and contains these coding sequences:
- the LOC124177581 gene encoding uncharacterized protein LOC124177581; protein product: MVKLHTEILIPVPSCRSRVECDVPLRLPPLCANEKATFPCLERDLAQKEAVCNVRDKSSLLLYMRFAIVPTGKNEGYHGVHSGFAPQWITSYLRMYKTEEGVYV